A genome region from Oxyura jamaicensis isolate SHBP4307 breed ruddy duck chromosome 25, BPBGC_Ojam_1.0, whole genome shotgun sequence includes the following:
- the LOC118178169 gene encoding LOW QUALITY PROTEIN: feather beta keratin-like (The sequence of the model RefSeq protein was modified relative to this genomic sequence to represent the inferred CDS: deleted 1 base in 1 codon): MSQVLRHSGTEYKSQHSASTAIHIYFILLGERIYLHPAAMSCYDLCPSNPCGPTPLANSCNEPCVRQCQDSTYVIQPSPVVVTLPGPILSSFPQNTTVGSSASAAVGDALSAGGVPISSGSSLGLGGLGYSGLGGLYGRSYRRYNRRGSCGPC; this comes from the exons ATGTCTCAGGTCCTCAGGCACTCTGGGACAGAGTATAAAAGCCAGCACAGTGCAAGT ACTGCCATCCACATCTATTTTATTCTCCTTGGTGAAAGG ATTTACCTCCATCCTGCAGCCATGTCCTGTTATGACCTCTGtccttccaacccctgtggcCCAACCCCGCTTGCCAACAGCTGCAACGAGCCCTGTGTGCGGCAGTGCCAGGACTCAACATACGTGATCCAGCCCTCTCCTGTGGTGGTGACCCTGCCTGGCCCCAtcctcagctccttcccccagaaCACCACTGTGGGATCCTCAGCATCTGCAGCTGTGGGGGATGCTCTCAGTGCTGGGGGGGTCCCCATCTCCTCTGGTAGCTCCTTGGGACTTGGGGGCCTTGGCTATTCAGGCCTGGGTGGCCTTTATGGGAGATCCTACCGTCGCTACAACCGCCGTGGGAGCTGTGGGCCGTGCTAA